A part of Fundulus heteroclitus isolate FHET01 chromosome 23, MU-UCD_Fhet_4.1, whole genome shotgun sequence genomic DNA contains:
- the tgfbi gene encoding transforming growth factor-beta-induced protein ig-h3, translating to MKLWLLVPMLSLTLIVCTAKSPYQTVLQHSRIRGRQQGPNVCAMQLVQGTNKKYFTNCKQWYHRKICGKPTVITYECCPGYEKIPGEKGCPAALPLVNIYNTLGVVGASTTQMYSERARLREEVEGPGSFTFFAPSNEAWAALPAEILDALVSNVNIELLNALHYHMVNRRLTSEELRHGSSFSSMYQDSNVHIHHYSNGIITVNCARLIKPDQHATNGIVHVIDRVITAVSNDVQSIIEIDDDLETLRTALAAAGLNAMLEGQGQFTVFAPTNDAFAKIPRRTLNRILEDPVALGDLLNYHILRQLHCSESIVSGNPMETLQGTSLEVGCDGDQMTLNGKAIVTKKDQLGTNGVIHYIDELLIPDSAKTLLELAEGSSLSTATRLFVDAGLSPHLEGSEALTMLAPLNNAFKGSVTMTPDMRKLMKNHILKQQLSSKSLYHGQELETLGGLKLRVFVYRNNLCIENACIAAHDRTGRYATMFTIDKVLTPPMGTLMDVLKADDRFSQLVGAIQTAGMTELLNQQGALTFFAPTDEAFRAMPPAELSRLMRNPQQLAGVLRLHLGESLLVSGGVSSHTRLRPLQGDHLELGVRNYTVYVNKVPVVDADLMATNGVVHAVNSIIKPLAPKVDREQADGPAAASSAVDSRRFKNDDLFEKVLRSRSSRTMNKSQ from the exons ATGAAGCTGTGGCTGCTGGTTCCGATGCTGTCCCTCACGCTGATTGTCTGCACGGCCAAGTCTCCGTACCAGACGGTTCTACAACACAGCCGGATCCGCGGACGGCAGCAGGG gCCCAATGTCTGTGCCATGCAGCTGGTGCAAGGAACCAACAAGAAATACTTCACCAACTGCAAACAGTGGTACCACCGGAAGATCTGCGGCAAACCCAC GGTCATCACCTACGAGTGCTGTCCAGGTTATGAGAAGATTCCTGGGGAGAAGGGCTGTCCTGCTG CGCTGCCTCTGGTGAACATCTACAACACGCTGGGCGTGGTCGGAGCCTCCACCACTCAGATGTACTCTGAACGGGCCAGGCTgagggaggaggtggagggTCCGGGGAGCTTCACCTTCTTCGCTCCGAGCAACGAGGCCTGGGCGGCGCTGCCTGCG GAGATCCTGGACGCTCTGGTGAGCAACGTGAACATCGAGCTGCTGAACGCTCTGCATTACCACATGGTGAACCGGAGGCTGACCTCCGAGGAGCTGAGGCACGGATCCTCGTTCTCCTCCATGTACCAGGACTCCAACGTCCACATCCACCACTACAGCAACGGG ATCATCACGGTGAACTGCGCCCGGCTCATCAAACCCGACCAGCACGCCACCAACGGCATCGTGCACGTCATCGACCGCGTCATCACCGCCGTCTCCAACGACGTGCAGTCCATCATCGAGATCGACGACGACCTGGAGACGCTCCGC ACAGCCTTGGCTGCTGCGGGCCTGAACGCCATGCTGGAGGGCCAGGGCCAGTTCACCGTCTTCGCTCCGACCAACGACGCCTTCGCCAAGATTCCCCGCAGAACCCTCAACAGGATCCTGGAAGACCCCGTGGCTCTGGGAG ACCTGCTGAACTACCACATCCTGAGGCAGCTGCACTGTTCCGAGTCCATCGTGTCGGGGAACCCCATGGAGACGCTGCAGGGAACCTCCCTGGAGGTCGGCTGTGACGGAGACCAGATGACGCTGAACGGGAAGGCCATCGTCACGAAGAAGGACCAGCTGGGAACCAACGGAGTCATCCACTACATCGACGAGCTGCTCATCCCAGACTCAG CGAAGACGCTCCTGGAGCTGGCTGAGGGCTCGTCTCTCTCCACGGCCACCAGGCTGTTTGTGGACGCCGGACTCTCGCCTCACCTGGAGGGCTCCGAGGCCCTGACCATGCTAGCCCCTCTGAACAACGCCTTCAAAG GAAGCGTGACGATGACTCCTGACATGAGGAAGCTGATGAAGAACCACATCCTGAAGCAGCAGCTGTCCTCCAAGTCCCTGTACCACGGGCAGGAGCTGGAGACGCTGGGAGGCCTGAAGCTGCGAGTGTTTGTCTACAGAAAC AACCTCTGCATTGAGAACGCTTGCATCGCTGCCCACGACAGAACCGGCCGCTACGCCACCATGTTCACCATAGACAAGGTCCTGACTCCGCCCATGGGGACGCTCATGGACGTCCTGAAGGCCGACGACCGCTTCAG CCAGCTGGTCGGCGCCATCCAGACTGCCGGCATGACGGAGCTGCtcaaccagcagggggcgctcacCTTCTTCGCTCCCACCGACGAAGCGTTCAGGGCGATGCCGCCGGCCGAGCTCAGCCGTCTGATGA GGAACCCGCAGCAGCTGGCAGGTGTCCTCAGGCTGCACCTGGGGGAGAGCCTGCTGGTGAGCGGGGGGGTCAGCTCTCACACCCGTCTGCGGCCTCTGCAGGGCGACCACCTGGAGCTGGGCGTG AGGAACTACACCGTCTACGTCAACAAGGTTCCTGTGGTGGACGCCGACCTGATGGCGACTAACGGAGTCGTTCACGCCGTCAACAGCATCATCAAACCTCTGG cTCCAAAGGTAGACAGGGAGCAGGCAGACGGACCTGCAGCTGCTTCGTCTGCA GTGGACTCCAGGAGATTCAAGAACG ATGATCTGTTTGAGAAGGTCCTGAGGAGTCGCTCCAGCAGAACCATGAACAAGAGTCAGTAA
- the exosc3 gene encoding exosome complex component RRP40 codes for MRVLKRRRRSSRAAGGAAAASLVSVSSCRETRCSVRMFSVLKERVGEILLPGDEFCCGPQDTLPLTDSGKPERLVAGPGLRLSGDRLLVSRSGVLRHKEPNKFWIESQQRRYVPAKGETVIAVVTAKAGDVFKVDFGGSEPASLSYLAFDGATKRNRPNVQVGDLVFAQFIVANKDMEPELVCIDGSGRANGMGVFGAGGLLIKVSLGLVRRLLVPNSELRADLQQLFPCELVVGMNGRVWVRAGTVQQTLILANLLQSCDTMTAPQRQQLFRRVQQGAP; via the exons ATGAGAGTCTTGAA aagaagaagaaggtccTCCAGGGCGGCAGGGGGCGCTGCGGCTGCGTCTCTAGTCTCTGTGTCTTCCTGCAGAGAAACGCGGTGTTCTGTGAGGATGTTCTCCGTGTTAAAGGAGCGGGTCGGGGAGATTCTGCTGCCCGGAGATGAGTTCTGCTGCGGGCCCCAGGACACCCTCCCCCTGACGGACAGCGGGAAGCCGGAGCGGCTGGTGGCCGGACCGGGGCTGCGACTGAGCGGTGACCGTCTGCTGGTGAGCCGGAGCGGCGTGCTGAGACACAAGGAGCCCAACAAGTTCTGGATCGAGTCACAGCAGCGGAGG TACGTCCCCGCCAAAGGAGAGACGGTGATCGCCGTGGTGACGGCCAAAGCCGGGGACGTCTTCAAGGTGGACTTTGGAGGAAGCGAGCCGGCGTCGCTGTCCTACCTGGCGTTTGATGGCGCCACCAAGAGGAACCGGCCCAACGTCCAG GTGGGCGACCTGGTGTTTGCTCAGTTCATCGTGGCCAACAAGGACATGGAGCCGGAGCTGGTGTGCATCGACGGGTCGGGCCGGGCCAACGGGATGGGCGTGTTCGGCGCCGGAGGTCTGCTCATCAAAGTGTCTCTGGGCCTCGTGAGAAG GCTCCTGGTTCCGAACAGCGAGCTGCGGGCcgacctgcagcagctgttCCCCTGCGAGCTGGTGGTCGGGATGAACGGCCGGGTCTGGGTCCGAGCAGGAACCGTCCAGCAGACGCTGATTCTGGCCAacctgctgcagagctgcgaCACCATGACGGCGCCGCAGAGGCAGCAGCTGTTCAGGcgggtccagcagggggcgccgtAG